TGCTGACGGCCCCCATCCTGCCCCGAAGATAAAAAAACAACTTGTCAAAAGCCTTGTTCTCCAGCACATGATAAATCTGTGCGCAGATGGCTTTGTCTCCTACAGCCAGAGGCAAAGAAGTAATCCATTCCCAATTACAGTAATGTCCCAGATAGACTACACACGAAAGTCCTTTATCCACAGATTGCCCTACCTGTTCCATTCCTTTGAACCGCATACGCTTCTCCATCGTTTTCTTACTCATCGAAAACAGTTTTACCGTCTCTACCACATAGTCGCAAAACCAAGCGTAGAATTTCTTCTCTATCTGTATAATCTCATCCTGAGTTTTCTCCGGAAAAGATTCCGTTAAATTCTTGCGCACCAGAGGACGGCGATAGCGGATGCCATAATAAACCAGAAAGTATAATCCGTCTGACAGCAGGTACAGAAGCCTCAACGGAAACAAGGACAACAGATACCACAAACAAAAAACGAGTATATATAAAATTCTTATCATTTCTTTAAAGCTAAAACTTTATCTACTATCCTCTCAGGGGTGATTCGTTGCAAACAGGCATAATCCCCACGACGACAAGGCTTATTACCATAGACGGAACAAGGGCGGCAAGACAAATCCACCTGCACAGCATTGGCCTCAAGTTGATTCCATCCCATAAAACCTGCGCACGGATGCGTAGCTCCCCAAACGGATATTACAGGTGTAGCAACCAAAGACGCCAGATGCATATTAGAAGAATCCATTGAAATCATCCCATCCAACAGACTCATCAGAACCAGTTCTTCATCCAGCTTCAGACGTCCTGCCACAGATATCACCTGAGAATAAAGAGATTCCCAACGACCGAAAACCTCCTTTTCCATTTCCGACTTTCCACCGAAAAGACATATACGCACATTACTCCTTTCCCGAAGCAATTCAATCACCTTTTCCATCTTCTCCGGCGGATACACCTTCCCCGTATGAGCAGCAAAAGGAGCTATACCTATCAGCAAAGAAGGATTTGTGGATTCAAGAGCAGAACCGTCCGTAAAAAGCAGGCGTTCCGTCAGCCATCCGGGCAGTAAAGTCACATCACCTTTCGCTCCGCCAAATATTGAGTGGAAATTCAGTTTAAACGTCAATCCAAGCTTCTCCAATACCAAACGATAACGCTCAAAAGCGCTTATCAACGGAGCATAATCCTTAGGCATTCCATTCACCAGTCTTTC
Above is a window of Bacteroides helcogenes P 36-108 DNA encoding:
- a CDS encoding lysophospholipid acyltransferase family protein; this encodes MIRILYILVFCLWYLLSLFPLRLLYLLSDGLYFLVYYGIRYRRPLVRKNLTESFPEKTQDEIIQIEKKFYAWFCDYVVETVKLFSMSKKTMEKRMRFKGMEQVGQSVDKGLSCVVYLGHYCNWEWITSLPLAVGDKAICAQIYHVLENKAFDKLFFYLRGRMGAVSIPMAETLRRLVKYRNEKQPVVMGFIADQTPFWNNIHYWTNFLHHDTPVLTGTERIAKQINYAVYYMDVRRECRGCYVAEFKLLTETPKEYEDYQLTEMYMRALENTIRRAPQYWLWTHNRWKRTRAEWERIIDPVTKKMRC
- a CDS encoding glycosyltransferase family 9 protein → MSRILIVRFSAFGDVAMTVPVIYSLAVQYPQHRITVLSRPAWAPLFSRLPRNVEFMGVDLKNEYRGLVGLNALFARLRTMHFDCVADFHNVLRTRYLCLRFRLAGIPVRSIDKGRREKERLVNGMPKDYAPLISAFERYRLVLEKLGLTFKLNFHSIFGGAKGDVTLLPGWLTERLLFTDGSALESTNPSLLIGIAPFAAHTGKVYPPEKMEKVIELLRERSNVRICLFGGKSEMEKEVFGRWESLYSQVISVAGRLKLDEELVLMSLLDGMISMDSSNMHLASLVATPVISVWGATHPCAGFMGWNQLEANAVQVDLSCRPCSVYGNKPCRRGDYACLQRITPERIVDKVLALKK